A genome region from Myxococcales bacterium includes the following:
- a CDS encoding KamA family radical SAM protein, producing MINSNDPKYYRRIKLWKDVSPEDWNSRSWQLKNLVTDVDTLSKVVDLSPGERSDIEKTLKQSKLQLTPYYISLIDDKNPECPIRLQAIPKIEELDTCAGDLLDPLAEDADSPVPRLVHRYPDRVLFLVSEVCSMYCRFCTRRRHILDKSSKQLQVEHDKAIAYIKEHSEVRDVILSGGDALMLPVEMLERIVAQLKKIPHVEIIRVASRMPCVFPMGVTKEYVEMLSKYQPIFFMTHFNHPYEATVQAVEACDRILSAGIPIHNQSVLLRKINSDPRIIKKLMHELLKMRVHPYYIYQCDLAEGIEHFRTPVSKSFEIMEYLRGHTSGLALPTFVIDAPGGGGKIPIMPNYLLTLTDDRAVMRNYRGLMSSYTNPRERDCSCSTAEKIAAGLKSEQGKNLGYIELVDGKRVTLKPQI from the coding sequence ATGATCAACTCAAACGATCCAAAATACTATCGAAGAATAAAACTTTGGAAGGATGTCTCTCCGGAAGATTGGAACAGCCGGAGCTGGCAGCTGAAGAATCTGGTCACCGATGTCGATACCCTTTCCAAGGTCGTGGATCTTTCCCCCGGCGAGCGATCCGATATCGAAAAGACGTTGAAGCAGTCCAAATTGCAGCTTACCCCGTACTACATATCTCTTATAGACGATAAGAACCCGGAGTGTCCGATAAGATTACAGGCCATTCCAAAGATAGAGGAGCTGGACACCTGCGCCGGAGATCTTCTAGACCCTCTGGCAGAGGATGCCGATTCCCCGGTCCCCAGACTCGTGCACCGCTATCCTGACAGGGTGCTTTTTCTGGTGTCGGAGGTATGCTCGATGTACTGTCGCTTCTGCACGCGCAGAAGACATATCCTCGACAAGAGTTCCAAACAACTGCAGGTGGAACATGACAAGGCGATAGCCTACATCAAGGAACATAGCGAGGTCAGGGACGTAATCCTTTCAGGCGGCGATGCGCTGATGCTTCCGGTGGAGATGCTCGAGAGGATAGTGGCGCAGTTGAAAAAGATTCCGCACGTCGAGATCATACGTGTCGCCAGCAGGATGCCCTGCGTTTTTCCCATGGGAGTGACGAAAGAATATGTTGAGATGCTGTCGAAATATCAGCCGATATTTTTCATGACGCATTTTAACCACCCTTACGAGGCGACGGTCCAGGCTGTCGAGGCGTGCGACAGGATACTTTCGGCCGGTATTCCTATACATAATCAGTCCGTTTTGCTTAGAAAAATCAATTCGGATCCTCGCATAATTAAAAAACTGATGCATGAGCTTCTGAAGATGAGGGTGCACCCGTATTACATCTATCAGTGCGATCTAGCAGAAGGGATAGAACATTTCAGGACTCCGGTTTCAAAGAGTTTTGAGATAATGGAGTATCTGAGGGGGCATACCTCCGGTCTGGCTCTTCCAACCTTCGTGATAGATGCTCCGGGCGGCGGCGGAAAAATACCTATAATGCCGAATTATCTCCTGACCCTTACCGACGACAGAGCGGTGATGAGAAATTACCGGGGGCTGATGAGCAGCTATACAAATCCGAGGGAAAGGGATTGTTCCTGTTCAACGGCGGAAAAAATAGCTGCTGGGCTCAAGTCCGAGCAGGGCAAAAATCTCGGATACATAGAGCTGGTCGATGGAAAGCGCGTAACTCTCAAGCCGCAAATATGA
- a CDS encoding L-erythro-3,5-diaminohexanoate dehydrogenase, whose translation MINYRSGGDRYGRHRVISPDGALPQAATKVDNSLPIYDNEILIDVRTLNIDSASFRQMLASGEGHDGVARQVLENVEKMGKQMNPVTGSGGMLLGKVSQMGPKYSNSASLEVGNDVCTLVSLTLTPLQIDRIIRVKDSEQIEIEGKAILFDSGVLARIPPAIDLGVCLALLDVAGAAPQADRLVKPGDTICIIGTGKAGILCAAAIRQKLGENCKLIATDFSKSNAEIFKGLGIADEVFVADALRPTEILDGVASLTGGRMCDLIINTANVEGTELSSVLACKQGGKIYFFNMATSFQKAALGAEGVGMDVDMIIGNGYAPGHVDFTIDVYRQNAAVKAWFDRRFT comes from the coding sequence ATGATTAATTACAGAAGCGGCGGCGACAGGTATGGAAGGCACAGGGTGATCTCTCCGGATGGAGCCCTTCCTCAGGCCGCGACTAAGGTCGATAATTCACTTCCCATATACGACAATGAAATTCTTATAGATGTCAGAACCCTCAATATAGATTCGGCATCCTTTCGGCAGATGCTTGCATCCGGCGAGGGGCATGATGGTGTTGCCAGACAGGTTCTTGAAAATGTTGAGAAAATGGGAAAGCAGATGAATCCTGTTACCGGATCGGGCGGGATGCTCCTCGGCAAGGTCTCTCAGATGGGGCCAAAGTATTCCAACTCTGCTAGCCTTGAGGTGGGAAATGATGTCTGCACTCTCGTTTCGCTTACGCTTACCCCCCTACAGATAGACAGGATCATACGCGTAAAGGATAGCGAACAGATAGAGATAGAAGGAAAGGCCATTTTATTCGATTCCGGCGTACTGGCGAGGATTCCACCCGCGATCGATCTCGGAGTCTGCCTAGCCCTTCTCGATGTGGCCGGGGCTGCCCCACAGGCTGACAGGTTGGTAAAGCCCGGCGATACTATTTGCATAATAGGAACCGGCAAGGCCGGAATACTTTGTGCGGCCGCAATCAGGCAGAAGCTGGGCGAGAACTGTAAGCTGATCGCGACCGACTTCAGCAAATCGAATGCAGAAATTTTCAAAGGACTGGGAATAGCGGACGAGGTCTTCGTCGCGGATGCACTGAGGCCTACTGAGATACTGGATGGCGTCGCTTCATTGACCGGCGGCAGGATGTGCGACTTGATCATCAATACTGCCAACGTGGAAGGGACCGAGTTGTCGTCGGTGCTTGCGTGCAAACAGGGTGGAAAAATATATTTTTTTAATATGGCTACCAGCTTCCAGAAGGCGGCGCTGGGGGCTGAGGGGGTTGGAATGGATGTGGATATGATAATAGGCAATGGATATGCGCCAGGGCATGTCGATTTTACGATCGATGTTTATAGGCAAAACGCAGCCGTCAAGGCCTGGTTCGACAGGCGATTCACCTGA
- a CDS encoding branched-chain amino acid transaminase, whose protein sequence is MTREGKKIWMDGEFVDNSDARVSVMSQTLHYGFGTFEGIRCYKLASGGSAIFRLKEHAQRMFNGLKILKMDNPFTLEQFIDAHIKTVKVNEFDECYLRPIMYCDAGSFGLAAVNRTRAAIVAREWGAYLGEGALENGIRAKISSFNRHHVNVGMVQGKICGQYTTSILAKREAIAGGYQEAIMLDTMGYVAEGTGENIFVVKDGVIITPPITSPILPGITRDTIIHVARNMNMEVREDKFTRDFVYLCDEVFVVGTAAEVTPVREVDDRPIGTGKPGPITQRLQKAYFDIVRGKDDYYKHWLSKI, encoded by the coding sequence ATGACTAGAGAAGGTAAAAAGATTTGGATGGATGGAGAGTTTGTGGACAACAGCGATGCAAGGGTCTCTGTTATGAGCCAAACCCTTCATTACGGATTCGGGACCTTTGAGGGAATAAGGTGCTACAAGCTCGCATCTGGGGGCTCCGCGATCTTTCGTCTGAAAGAACACGCTCAAAGAATGTTCAACGGGTTGAAGATACTCAAGATGGACAATCCATTTACATTGGAACAGTTCATTGATGCGCACATCAAGACAGTCAAGGTAAACGAATTCGACGAATGCTATTTGCGTCCGATAATGTACTGCGATGCGGGCTCTTTCGGCCTCGCTGCTGTGAACCGGACTAGAGCTGCGATCGTTGCGAGGGAGTGGGGAGCCTATCTAGGCGAAGGGGCTCTTGAGAACGGCATTCGAGCCAAGATATCTTCTTTCAACAGGCACCACGTCAATGTCGGAATGGTTCAAGGCAAAATATGCGGTCAGTACACGACTTCAATTCTGGCCAAGAGGGAGGCGATAGCCGGTGGATATCAGGAGGCCATAATGCTCGATACGATGGGCTATGTGGCGGAGGGCACCGGTGAAAATATCTTCGTCGTGAAAGATGGTGTAATAATAACTCCTCCAATCACTTCTCCTATCCTTCCAGGGATCACTAGGGACACGATAATCCACGTTGCGAGAAACATGAACATGGAGGTGCGCGAGGATAAATTCACAAGGGACTTCGTCTATCTTTGTGACGAGGTTTTTGTGGTAGGTACGGCTGCCGAGGTTACTCCTGTGAGGGAAGTCGATGATCGCCCGATAGGCACTGGCAAGCCTGGACCCATAACGCAGCGTCTCCAAAAGGCGTACTTCGATATAGTTAGAGGCAAAGACGACTATTACAAACACTGGCTCTCAAAAATTTGA
- a CDS encoding LysM peptidoglycan-binding domain-containing protein has product MQSHYRRVIMMKSIACRTLTIFLAIISVAALSGCADGKRSRSSMDASRLLRGEPGTLPKFDIPIEVNDRVIAWVEYFQGAGRKRFQLYLERSGRYIPMMRQILKEEGLPQDLVYISLIESGFSPHAYSRAHAAGLWQFIRSTGKMYGLSSDDWVDERRDPYKATRAAARLFRDLYKDYGDWYLAMVGYNAGPGRVKKAISITGSKNFWVMADDRNALRAETRDYVPKFIAAAIIAKMPEKFGFTNIEYHAPLDFDTYLLDSQTDLNVIAKCSNSDIEEIRWLNPHLVGGVTPPSGPTEIRIPKGTSESFGEKYAAIPREERVRIVHHIVKKGDTLSKIAKRYKVSINAVAVANNINRHGHLKRGMTLTIPVKGSVAAAAVAANDSSSSKSSSSTKKMSFHVVRAGETAGAIASKHGVTVSQLKSWNNLNKKAMVRAGQKLKLYVDVRTASSESPASSSPRQSGNASVGVHIVARGDTLGAIASKYGTSVKNLMEINGIDDPSKLRAGQKLSLASRAVSKEVPSSSPSETFAAESVQDVEPSASIPSVASITQNDSSNSESFFTYTIKPGETLGGIANRHKVSTSDLMKWNSIKNPRTLRAGTKIKIKGSSSPVYVGVAKSAPPKQIVVASASPAPEAMAHPTEEKLEVAELTPDLVYNVKSGDTLWGIARMHRVSIADIQRWNNLGDPSSVKPGTKLTIRKN; this is encoded by the coding sequence ATGCAGTCACATTATAGACGGGTGATAATGATGAAATCCATAGCATGCAGGACCCTGACCATTTTTCTAGCTATCATTTCCGTAGCTGCCCTATCGGGGTGTGCTGATGGAAAAAGAAGCAGATCATCCATGGACGCCTCCCGCCTTCTCCGCGGCGAGCCCGGGACTCTTCCAAAATTCGATATTCCCATAGAGGTGAACGACCGCGTCATCGCATGGGTGGAATATTTTCAGGGGGCGGGGCGAAAGAGATTTCAGCTCTATCTCGAGAGGTCCGGGCGGTACATACCGATGATGCGCCAGATTCTAAAGGAGGAGGGACTTCCTCAGGATTTGGTGTACATATCGCTTATCGAAAGCGGTTTCAGCCCGCACGCTTATTCGAGGGCCCATGCGGCAGGGTTGTGGCAGTTTATAAGATCGACCGGTAAGATGTACGGCCTTTCATCCGACGACTGGGTTGACGAACGAAGGGACCCCTACAAGGCGACAAGGGCTGCGGCCAGGCTTTTTAGGGATCTTTATAAGGATTATGGGGATTGGTATCTGGCCATGGTAGGGTACAATGCCGGACCCGGACGCGTCAAAAAGGCCATTAGCATAACAGGCAGCAAAAATTTTTGGGTGATGGCTGATGATCGCAATGCATTGCGAGCAGAGACGAGGGATTATGTTCCGAAGTTTATAGCTGCGGCAATAATAGCAAAAATGCCGGAAAAATTTGGATTCACCAATATTGAATATCACGCCCCTCTCGATTTTGATACTTATCTCTTGGATAGCCAAACGGATCTCAATGTTATCGCAAAGTGCTCTAATTCCGATATTGAGGAAATAAGGTGGCTCAATCCTCATTTGGTAGGGGGTGTAACTCCTCCCTCAGGTCCTACCGAGATAAGAATCCCCAAGGGAACCAGCGAGAGTTTTGGTGAAAAATATGCTGCCATTCCACGGGAAGAAAGAGTTCGTATAGTACATCATATCGTGAAAAAGGGAGATACCCTCAGTAAGATTGCCAAGCGTTACAAGGTTTCTATAAATGCTGTCGCTGTTGCAAACAATATAAATCGTCATGGTCATCTCAAAAGAGGAATGACTTTGACTATTCCTGTGAAAGGCAGTGTCGCGGCAGCGGCTGTTGCCGCCAATGATTCTTCGTCAAGTAAATCGTCGTCATCGACGAAAAAAATGTCTTTTCATGTTGTCAGAGCTGGAGAGACGGCAGGCGCGATAGCCTCTAAACACGGGGTGACTGTTTCACAACTCAAGAGTTGGAACAACCTCAACAAAAAAGCTATGGTACGTGCAGGCCAGAAGCTGAAGCTCTACGTCGATGTCAGAACCGCCTCGTCGGAATCTCCCGCATCATCATCGCCTCGTCAGTCTGGAAACGCTTCAGTCGGCGTTCATATCGTGGCTAGAGGGGACACCCTTGGTGCCATAGCGAGTAAATACGGGACCTCTGTTAAAAATTTGATGGAGATAAACGGCATAGACGACCCGTCAAAGCTTAGGGCGGGGCAGAAGTTGAGCCTTGCTTCCCGGGCGGTATCGAAAGAGGTTCCGTCATCTTCCCCATCTGAAACCTTTGCGGCCGAGTCTGTTCAGGATGTAGAGCCGAGCGCATCGATACCGTCTGTGGCGAGTATCACACAAAATGATTCATCTAATTCCGAAAGTTTTTTCACATACACGATAAAGCCGGGTGAGACGTTGGGCGGAATAGCAAACAGGCACAAGGTTTCTACCTCTGATCTGATGAAGTGGAATTCTATAAAAAATCCACGTACTCTGAGGGCTGGAACCAAAATAAAGATAAAAGGATCGTCGAGTCCTGTGTACGTAGGTGTCGCAAAGAGCGCGCCTCCGAAGCAGATCGTTGTCGCTTCCGCATCTCCCGCTCCAGAGGCTATGGCGCACCCCACAGAAGAAAAATTAGAAGTTGCCGAGCTCACTCCGGATCTGGTTTACAACGTCAAATCGGGTGATACGCTCTGGGGAATTGCCAGAATGCATAGAGTTTCTATAGCAGATATACAGAGATGGAATAACCTCGGAGATCCGTCGAGCGTCAAGCCGGGGACCAAGCTTACAATAAGGAAAAATTGA